In one Colletotrichum destructivum chromosome 2, complete sequence genomic region, the following are encoded:
- a CDS encoding Putative Cellulose-binding domain, fungal, esterase, PHB depolymerase, alpha/Beta hydrolase — protein sequence MMSLFTLALWALALLAPVLGAEVVPRATFTEVTNYGSNPTGTRMWLYVPRNLAAKPAVVVGIHWCSGSAQAYYQGSMWATNAEKYGYIVIYPQTPYTRDNCWDVASKMTLTHGGGGASNSIANMVSFVVAQYGADTSRVFATGISSGAMMTNVLAATYPDVFAAGIAYAGVPAGCFMSVDDIPDFWNSTCSTGQSIWTQQQWANVVKDMYPGYAGPRPKMQIYHGSADEALNVQNYYETIKQWTGVFGYSTTPVSETANYPRSPYTKYVFGDKLQTFLGAGVSHSIDVFWEEDLKWFGFVTPVSSSSVPTPTATTPPVTTSRASTTLVVSTTTTARTTTTTTSAAGGSGTSPQWGQCGGIDWKGPTTCASPFKCVKINDWYSQCQ from the exons ATGATGTCCCTCTTTACTCTCGCCCTCTgggccctcgccctcctcgcacccgtcctcggcgccgaggtggtTCCCCGCGCGACCTTCACCGAGGTGACGAACTACGGGTCCAACCCGACGGGCACACGCATGTGGCTGTACGTGCCGCGCAACCTCGCGGCGAAgccggccgtcgtcgtgggcaTCCACTGGTGCAGCGGCAGCGCGCAGGCCTACTACCAGGGCAGCATGTGGGCGACCAACGCGGAGAAGTACGGGTACATCGTCATCTACCCGCAGACGCCCTACACGCGCGACAACTGCTGGGACGTGGCGAGCAAGATGACGCTGacgcacggcggcggcggcgcgagcaactccatcgccaacatggtaagcttcgtcgtcgcgcaGTACGGCGCCGACACGAGCCGCGTGTTTGCGACGGGCATCTCGTCTGGGGCCATGATGACG AACGTTCTCGCCGCGACATACCCcgacgtcttcgccgccggcatcgcctACGCGGGCGTCCCCGCCGGCTGCTTCATGTCGGTGGACGACATCCCCGACTTCTGGAACTCGACGTGCTCGACGGGCCAGTCCATCTGgacgcagcagcagtgggccaacgtcgtcaaggacatgTACCCGGGCTACGCGGGGCCGCGGCCCAAGATGCAGATCTACCACGGgtcggcggacgaggcgctCAACGTGCAGAACTACTACGAGACCATCAAGCAGTGGACGGGCGTGTTCGGCTactcgacgacgcccgtATCGGAGACGGCCAACTACCCGCGCAGCCCGTACACCAAGTACGTGTTTGGGGACAAGCTGCAG ACCTtcctgggcgccggcgtgTCGCACTCGATCGACGTGTTTTGGGAAGAGGACCTCAAGTGGTTCGGCTTCGTG ACACCGgtgagctcctcgtcggttccgacgccgacggcgacgacaccTCCCGTGACCACGAGCCGCGCATCGACGACGCTGGTCGtcagcacgacgacgacggccaggacgacgacgacgacgacctcggcggccgggggaTCGGGGACGTCGCCGCAGTGGGGGCagtgcggcggcatcgactgGAAGGGCCCGACGACG TGCGCGAGTCCGTTCAAGTGTGTCAAGATCAACGACT GGTACTCGCAGTGTCAGtag